The proteins below come from a single Rosa rugosa chromosome 2, drRosRugo1.1, whole genome shotgun sequence genomic window:
- the LOC133729877 gene encoding protein METABOLIC NETWORK MODULATOR 1-like, which translates to MNQNQGTSSLSSPDLPMKQKRGRPRKDENLVHGESMPAIPGPDSLKKNKQTAGTNDDVEDEMVGRVVSGVIEGSFDAGYLLNVEVEDTDTQLRAVVFLPGKFTPVTAANDVAPNVKMCKRKEVPIPAVNLQSHVYGSARPSEQSNRQPSEVKKQIPAVPDQIPPRIPQCGIPESLRSQSFSGIPESLSQRISESLRSRSFSGIPESLRSQPTSFVIPPVDNLPKDDAPTLGG; encoded by the coding sequence ATGAATCAGAATCAAGGAACAAGCTCTTTATCTTCGCCAGATCTCCCTATGAAGCAGAAACGTGGACGTCCACGTAAGGATGAGAATTTAGTTCATGGAGAGAGCATGCCTGCAATACCAGGACCTGATAGTTTGAAGAAAAACAAGCAGACTGCCGGTACTAACGATGATGTCGAAGATGAAATGGTGGGTCGGGTGGTTTCTGGTGTTATTGAAGGTTCATTTGATGCCGGCTATCTTCTGAATGTTGAGGTAGAAGACACAGACACTCAGCTGAGGGCTGTTGTATTTCTACCAGGAAAGTTCACTCCAGTCACTGCAGCAAATGATGTTGCTCCTAATGTTAAGAtgtgcaaaagaaaagaagttccAATACCAGCTGTCAACCTGCAATCTCATGTTTATGGTTCTGCCCGGCCATCAGAGCAAAGTAACAGGCAACCTTCTGAGGTGAAAAAGCAAATACCTGCAGTTCCAGACCAAATTCCACCCCGTATTCCTCAGTGTGGCATCCCGGAGTCTCTTAGAAGTCAATCTTTCTCTGGCATCCCGGAGTCTCTTAGCCAACGCATCTCGGAGTCTCTTAGAAGTCGATCTTTCTCTGGCATCCCGGAGTCTCTTAGAAGCCAACCAACCTCTTTTGTAATTCCTCCGGTTGATAATTTGCCAAAAGATGATGCCCCTACCTTAGGAGGTTAA
- the LOC133729878 gene encoding uncharacterized protein LOC133729878: MNQSQGTSSLSSPDLPMKRKRGRPRKDENLVHGESMPAMPGPDSLKKNKQSAGTNDDGEDEMVGRVVSGVIEGSFDAGYLLNVKVEDTNTQLRGVVFLPGKFTPVTAANDVAPNVKMCKRKEVPIPAVNLQSHLYGSARPSEQSNRPPVEVKKQIPAIPDQIPPRIPQCGIPETLRSQSFSGIPESLQSQRIQESLRSQSFPGIPESLSQPSSFVNPPVDNLRKNDAPVLGGKVTPQQPLDPGLDNQSTHVMTKSENDEVVEQEKVLGEVEPATTITEPTGVEDNKESKTETSSEPIGEVLSIDTVCKDPPIQPQAVGSESSALVQDDVKSMNFESILVFAEAAPAMATIQSVETVCKAPQIQPQTLDTEKSQLVDDEVKSVNVELNQTPVFAEPATSSVILGVETVCKDPQIQPEDVGSEKSALVQDVVKSLHLELNQTPLVAEPAFAASKPVDNLMEEEAAPKPSQVLGGGTVASVGSIPSAMGEPPSGAVDSMECDIADAISPAQS, encoded by the coding sequence ATGAATCAGAGTCAAGGAACAAGCTCTTTATCTTCGCCAGATCTCCCTATGAAGCGGAAACGTGGACGTCCACGAAAGGATGAGAATTTAGTTCACGGAGAGAGCATGCCTGCAATGCCAGGACCTGATAGtttgaagaaaaacaaacagAGTGCGGGTACTAATGATGATGGTGAAGATGAAATGGTGGGTCGAGTGGTTTCTGGTGTTATTGAAGGTTCATTTGATGCCGGCTATCTTCTGAATGTTAAGGTAGAAGACACCAACACTCAGCTGAGGGGTGTTGTATTTCTTCCGGGAAAGTTCACTCCAGTCACTGCAGCAAATGATGTTGCTCCTAATGTTAAGAtgtgcaaaagaaaagaagttccAATACCAGCTGTCAACCTGCAATCTCATCTTTATGGTTCTGCCCGGCCATCAGAGCAAAGTAACAGGCCACCTGTTGAGGTGAAAAAGCAAATACCTGCAATTCCAGACCAAATTCCTCCCCGTATTCCTCAGTGTGGCATCCCGGAGACTCTTAGAAGTCAATCTTTCTCTGGCATCCCAGAGTCTCTTCAAAGCCAACGCATCCAGGAGTCTCTTAGAAGTCAATCTTTCCCTGGCATCCCGGAGTCTCTTAGCCAACCATCCTCTTTTGTAAATCCTCCGGTTGATAATTTGCGAAAGAATGATGCCCCTGTCTTGGGAGGTAAAGTCACACCACAGCAACCTTTGGATCCTGGACTTGATAACCAATCCACCCATGTAATGACAAAGTCCGAGAATGATGAAGTTGTTGAACAGGAAAAAGTGTTGGGGGAAGTTGAACCGGCCACAACAATAACAGAGCCAACTGGTGTAGAGGACAATAAAGAATCAAAGACAGAAACATCATCTGAACCAATTGGTGAGGTACTAAGCATAGACACAGTATGTAAGGATCCTCCAATTCAACCTCAGGCTGTGGGTTCTGAAAGCAGTGCCTTGGTTCAGGACGACGTAAAGAGCATGAATTTTGAGTCAATTCTTGTATTTGCTGAAGCTGCTCCTGCAATGGCTACCATACAAAGCGTTGAAACTGTATGCAAGGCTCCTCAAATTCAACCTCAGACTTTGGATACTGAAAAGAGTCAATTGGTTGATGATGAGGTAAAGAGTGTGAACGTTGAACTCAATCAAACTCCTGTATTTGCTGAACCCGCAACCAGTTCTGTCATACTGGGAGTTGAGACTGTATGTAAGGATCCTCAAATTCAACCTGAGGATGTGGGTTCTGAAAAGAGTGCATTGGTTCAGGATGTGGTAAAGAGCCTACATCTTGAGCTCAACCAAACTCCTCTGGTTGCAGAACCTGCATTTGCAGCCAGTAAACCAGTTGACAATCTGATGGAAGAAGAGGCTGCACCAAAGCCGAGTCAGGTGTTAGGGGGAGGTACTGTTGCATCTGTAGGATCCATTCCTTCAGCCATGGGTGAACCTCCTTCTGGTGCTGTTGACAGTATGGAATGTGATATTGCAGATGCCATTTCACCTGCACAATCTTAG